From one Vanessa tameamea isolate UH-Manoa-2023 chromosome 9, ilVanTame1 primary haplotype, whole genome shotgun sequence genomic stretch:
- the LOC113395012 gene encoding voltage-dependent T-type calcium channel subunit alpha-1G-like isoform X3: MSGEREMPYYGYHEGGSDSSGGCSDSEGGESDSEGGLSTESTVGQGLPFPGFTPVALRYLTQDTRPRSWCLKLITNPWFERISMLVILLNCVTLGMYQPCVDDQCITNRCKILQVFDDIIFAFFTLEMTIKMVAMGVYGHGTYLADSWNRLDFFIVMAGALEYALNVENINLSAIRTIRVLRPLRAINRIPSMRILVMLLLDTLPMLGNVLLLCFFVFFIFGIVGVQLWEGILRQRCELVLPPNVLRPNISFHYEFSKELDYICTTPEDSGMHLCGDFPPYRYGPLVCNESARPFSYNHPTNSSCVNWNQYYTNCTQRGSNPFQGTISFDNIGLAWVAIFLVISLEGWTDIMYYVQDAHSFWDWIYFVLLIVIGSFFMINLCLVVIATQFSETKKREMERMRAERARFTSSSTLASSTNNSEPATCYAEIVKYVAHLWRRFKRRMAKKIRVYKYQRAQLQWRTSRETLQLPSNRPKQHHPCCPRVHPQGNGKGVDEAGDEPLSRSSLLRVPSLSAADLENASNLSLLSPPSLARRRSSVMFSDTVLLHVPNAQNLAHPHNVCSSEKMTQTDSLCQRDWLKCQSEFDLPAGETAEERAAAGGTMSCQELLALSGALSAALPTGQVALDSFFEELTKGISKRAGEDKLDAKIVEIDDFSCCAELIAAEAAAAEKKKGRLINACVRLWRLIMKRFSDIRKHIKQIVNHKYFQQGILLAILINTLSMGIEYHNQPEELTVIVEYSNIVFSAIFAVEMLLKIIAEGPFKYISNGFNVFDGVIVILSAFELAQSMGNEHDLAGSSGLSVLRTFRLLRILKLVRFMPNLRRQLFVMLRTMDNVAVFFSLLVLFIFIFSILGMNLFGCKFCKKDEEGDVECDRKNFDTLLWAFVTVFQVLTQEDWNVVLFNGMEKTSHWAALYFVALMTFGNYVLFNLLVAILVEGFSSERNERREREQRELAKSKLSSECFSDNNELQYDESNSGSHSSDSFSQNEIKNYWKSADDVRKAKDDVNGHKDKTVKVRRKTKASAHHPSLCKDCAQSNKCNIQKESKMLANTENSTVVPMITHTAATPQDSPSTTLEPGTTFRDFKVALTLERSTMLSSLDSIDRSSCTSIPGLLKPPNSYTLTLHSAAAQLGAEKARLPPMSLAPPPLSLAPPPSRSTSPASTPTTPRSVPSPMLPEKNLQVTIAKDDNCLNVSDKSSLLSSQKSLAVTTPTINGDDKCRVQRGYSWRLSRPSLRRKKQRTGSDSDAVILNNGRDHTACNGSNLRKNELLLSSTMVIKNDTQSEFPNNRSKAQLPAPRVLAPPARRVSAHTTPILPDVSWKAPEAGFSSDSTVRLDTVKAPPHRLSLTNDYLTVTTVSEVKASNLTPTTPQLTQIPPRPRNDSLRPNNQALPLIKQINEDVTINNNICIFSSRFDRRQFRFKDLFRFMEPTGCLKEKEDYSLYIFAPNNKIRRLCTWMVTRSWFDNIVLLFIALNCITLAMERPNIPPDSKERSFLSSANYVFTVVFAVEMFIKVVASGMFYGSEAYFTSGWNIMDGSLVIISIIDLLMSLVSESSPRIFGILRVFRLLRSLRPLRVINRAPGLKLVVQTLLSSLRPIGNIVLICCTFFIIFGILGVQLFKGAFFYCEGANIKTVRNKSDCLAIDGNVWVNRKYNFDDLGKALMSLFVLSSRDGWVNIMYTGLDAVGVDQQPIINYSEWRLLYFIAFILLVGFFVLNMFVGVVVENFHRCREEQEKEERVRRAAKRALQMEKKRRKMHQRPYYSDYSQYRLFVHNVVTSKYFDLAIAGVIGLNVVTMAIEYYRMPPALQYALKIFNYFFTAVFILEAAMKLVALGFKIYLKDKWNQLDVIIVILSIVGIVLEELETNIIPINPTIMRVMRVLRIARVLKLLKMAKGIRALLDTVMQALPQVGNLGLLFFLLFFIFAALGVELFGRLECSDEIPCQGLGEHAHFANFGMAFLTLFRVATGDNWNGIMKDTLREDCDSSVDCVRNCCVSTIIAPIFFVVFVLMAQFVLVNVVVAVLMKHLEESHKQMEDEIDMDVELERELEREADDEEDRALCRALEECTSPPRPLNKVPSLPANFTYSEPKQQPILSPARRRRTLHSHHALLPAAVPQRRASLSPHAFGRRRQDSAETPAALYEEDARFIDADDVDELEPGSPPRRDSFAQNRRQRADKRNSLRGEETRLLRPAPVLLAVPTTRQSIRRGNSKRRLSTESGAPNDISRASCTSPQLSPDDPPITEEEEIRIVIAERRKIDSVRPELEDVELSERGS; the protein is encoded by the exons GCATGCGTATCTTGGTGATGCTTCTTCTGGATACTTTACCAATGTTAGGAAATGTACTTCTGTTATGTTTCTTCGTTTTCTTCATATTCGGAATTGTTGGCGTTCAGCTCTGGGAAGGCATCTTGAGGCAGCGATGCGAACTTGTCCTACCGCCGAACGTACTACGACCTAA CATCTCGTTTCACTACGAGTTCTCGAAAGAGTTAGACTACATATGCACAACGCCGGAAGACAGTGGAATGCACCTGTGCGGAGACTTCCCACCGTATCGATATGGACCTCTCGTTTGCAATGAGTCTGCGAGACCATTTTCTTACAACCATCCGACCAATAGTTCTTGCGTTAATTGGAATCAATACTATACGAACTGTACCCAAAGAGGCTCGAATCCTTTTCAAGGCACAATATCCTTTGACAATATTGGTCTCGCTTGGGTTGCCATATTTTTG gTCATATCTTTAGAAGGTTGGACGGACATCATGTACTATGTTCAAGATGCTCATAGTTTTTGGGACTGGATATATTTTGTTCTTCTTATTGTG attGGATCATTTTTCATGATAAATCTTTGCTTAGTCGTAATAGCGACTCAGTTCAGTGAAACAAAAAAACGTGAAATGGAAAGAATGCGAGCTGAGCGTGCGCGCTTTACATCTTCATCAACGCTAGCTTCGTCGACTAACAATAGTGAGCCGGCTACTTGCTACGCTGAAATTGTCAAGTATGTCGCGCACTTGTGGAGAAGGTTCAAAAGGCGGATGGCGAAAAAAATCAG ggtATATAAATATCAACGAGCTCAATTACAATGGCGAACAAGTCGAGAAACACTTCAATTACCATCAAATCGTCCGAAACAGCATCATCCTTGCTGTCCTCGTGTACATCCACag GGTAATGGAAAAGGTGTTGATGAAGCCGGGGACGAACCACTTAGCAGATCGAGCTTATTACGAGTGCCTTCGCTCTCTGCCGCAGATCTTGAG AATGCATCAAATCTATCACTCTTATCGCCTCCGTCCCTTGCTCGAAGACGATCTTCAGTAATGTTCAGCGACACAGTTCTTCTACATGTGCCGAACGCACAAAATTTGGCTCATCCCCATAATGTTTGCTCATCTGAGAAAATGACACAAACtg attcatTGTGTCAACGTGACTGGCTTAAGTGCCAAAGTG AGTTCGACCTGCCAGCAGGAGAGACTGCAGAAGAACGCGCTGCTGCAGGTGGAACCATGTCATGTCAAGAACTACTAGCATTATCTGGAGCTTTATCAGCCGCCTTACCGACTGGGCAAGTCGCTTTAGATTCATTCTTCGAAGAATTGACGAAAGGAATCAGCAAACGAGCTGGTGAAGACAAATTGGACGCGaag attgTAGAAATAGATGATTTTTCATGTTGTGCTGAACTAATAGCAGCTGAAGCAGCAGCGGCTGAAAAGAAGAAAGGTCGACTTATCAATGCTTGTGTAAGATTATGGCGGTTGATAATGAAACGGTTTTCGGATATACgaaaacatattaaacaaattgtaaatcataaatattttcaacaag GCATTTTGTTggcaattttaataaacacattatcCATGGGAATTGAATATCATAACCAACCAGAAGAATTAACCGTTATAGTTGAATATAGCAACATTGTGTTCTCTGCTATATTCGCAGTAGAGATGCTTCTTAAAATTATTGCTGAAGGACCTTTTAAGTATATATCAAATGGATTCAATGTGTTTGACGGTGTTATTGTGATCTTAag tgcATTTGAACTAGCACAAAGTATGGGTAACGAACATGATTTAGCTGGAAGTTCAGGACTATCGGTGCTAAGAACATTTCGACTCTTGCGCATTTTAAAGTTAGTGCGCTTTATGCCTAATCTTAGACGACAACTATTTGTCATGTTGCGGACAATGGACAACGTCGCTGTCTTCTTCTCGCTTCTAGttctattcatttttatattcag CATCCTCGGTATGAACCTCTTCGGGTGCAAATTCTGCAAGAAAGATGAAGAGGGCGATGTAGAGTGCGACAGAAAAAACTTTGATACGCTCTTGTGGGCCTTTGTCACGGTGTTTCAG GTATTAACGCAGGAGGATTGGAATGTTGTATTATTTAACGGTATGGAAAAAACCAGTCATTGGGCTGCGTTGTACTTTGTAGCTTTGATGACTTTCGGCAACTACGTTTTATTCAACTTACTCGTAGCTATTCTCGTAGAGGGTTTCAGCTCGGAG AGAAATGAAAGAAGGGAACGCGAGCAACGCGAATTGGCTAAATCGAAATTGTCTAGCGAATGTTTTTCTGACAACAACGAATTACAATACGATGAATCCAATTCAGGATCTCACTCCAGTGACAGTTTTTCCCag AACGAAATAAAGAATTACTGGAAATCAGCAGACGATGTGAGGAAAGCGAAGGACGACGTAAACGGTCACAAAGATAAGACCGTAAAAGTTCGACGTAAAACTAAAGCATCTGCTCATCATCCATCTCTATGTAAAGATTGTGCGCAATCCAATAAGTGTAACATTCAaaag GAATCAAAAATGTTAGCCAATACTGAGAACAGCACAGTTGTACCAATGATTACTCATACGGCGGCTACACCACAAGATTCACCATCAACAACCTTGGAACCCGGAACGACATTTAGAGACTTTAAAGTAGCTTTGACACTAGAAAGATCAACAATGCTGTCGAGCTTAGATTCTATTGACCGGAGTTCT TGTACCAGCATACCAGGTTTATTAAAACCACCAAATAGTTACACTCTGACACTTCATTCTGCAGCTGCTCAGTTAGGTGCTGAAAAAGCCAGACTTCCTCCAATGTCTCTTGCTCCGCCACCCTTGTCCCTCGCTCCTCCACCATCCAGATCTACATCGCCCGCGTCCACTCCAACCACACCAAGATCCGTACCTTCTCCGATGCTCCCAGAAAAAAACCTGCAAGTGACTATTGCTAAAGACGATAATTGTCTGAACGTGAGTGACAAGTCGAGTCTGCTGAGTTCACAAAA aAGTCTCGCTGTAACTACTCCAACTATAAACGGAGATGACAAATGCAGAGTACAGCGGGGATACAGCTGGCGTCTATCGAGACCAAGCTTGCGACGCAAAAAGCAAAGAACAGGATCCGATTCAGACGCTGTTATCCTAAATAATGGCCGTGACCACACAGCTTGCAATG GTTCAAATTTACGAAAGAACGAACTACTTCTGTCTTCTACTATGGTAATCAAGAATGACACGCAATCAGAGTTTCCGAATAACCGATCCAAAGCACAGCTACCGGCTCCAAGAGTTCTTGCGCCGCCAGCGAGAAGAGTTTCAGCTCATACTACTCCAATACTACCAGAT GTATCATGGAAAGCACCAGAAGCTGGATTTTCATCAGACTCAACAGTGAGACTAGACACCGTTAAAGCTCCACCACATAGATTATCCCTCACAAATGATTATTTAACAG TGACCACCGTATCAGAAGTAAAGGCTAGTAACTTAACGCCGACAACACCACAACTCACTCAGATTCCACCGCGACCACGAAACGACTCGTTACGACCAAATAATCAAGCATTGCCATTGATAAAGCAAATCAACGAAgat GTCACAATAAACAACAACATTTGTATTTTCTCATCGAGATTCGATCGACGGCAGTTTAGATTTAAGGACCTTTTTCGATTTATGGAGCCGACGGGGTGTCTTAAGGAAAAAGAGGATTATTCTCTTTACATATTTGCTCCAAATAATAA GATACGAAGATTATGTACGTGGATGGTTACGAGAAGTTGGTTCGACAATATAGTGCTATTGTTCATAGCTTTAAACTGCATCACACTAGCCATGGAGCGACCTAACATTCCTCCTGATTCTAAAGAAAGGTCCTTCCTTTCAAGTGCTAATTACGTTTTCACCGTTGTATTTGCGGTCGAAATGTTTATTAAG GTGGTGGCATCTGGAATGTTCTACGGATCGGAAGCATATTTCACTTCAGGATGGAACATAATGGATGGGTCGCTCGTCattatatctattattgatCTATTGATGTCTTTAGTATCTGAATCTAGTCCGAGAATATTTGGAATTTTAAGG gtatttaGATTATTAAGATCATTGAGGCCTTTAAGAGTAATAAACAGAGCCCCTGGTTTGAAATTAGTGGTTCAAACATTGTTATCATCACTGAGACCCATCGGGAATATTGTACTTATATGTTGtacgttttttataattttcggtATACTGGGAGTGCAG ttattcaaAGGAGCGTTCTTTTATTGCGAAGGCGCGAATATAAAAACTGTAAGGAATAAATCCGACTGTCTAGCGATAGACGGCAACGTTTGGGTAAACAGGAAGTATAACTTCGACGATTTGGGTAAAGCTCTGATGTCACTGTTTGTCCTTAGTTCGAGAGATGGTTgggttaatattatgtatacggGTCTCGACGCTGTAGGAGTTGATCAACAG ccgataataaattattcggaATGGCGACTTCTTTACTTTATCGCATTTATACTACTGGTGGGTTTTTTCGTACTGAACATGTTTGTGGGAGTCGTTGTGGAGAACTTTCATCGATGCAGAGAAGAACAGGAGAAGGAAGAGAGAGTGAGACGGGCTGCTAAACGAGCTCTGCAAATGGAGAAGAAAAGACGAA aAATGCATCAACGACCTTACTATTCGGATTACTCCCAATACCGTCTCTTTGTACATAACGTTGTCACTTCCAAGTACTTCGACTTAGCCATTGCAGGTGTTATCGGTCTCAATGTCGTCACCATGGCTATCGAATACTATAGAATGCCACCAGCTTTGCAATACGCAttgaagatatttaattatttctttacgGCCGTTTTCATACTTGAAGCAGCTATGAAACTTGTAGCGCTCGGTTTCAAAATTTACCTAAAAGATAAATGGAACCAACTTGatgttataattgttatacTATCAATTGTGGGGATAGTTTTAGAAGAACTGGAAACGAATATAATACCAATAAATCCAACAATAATGAGGGTCATGCGAGTGTTGAGGATTGCGAGagtgttaaaattattgaagatGGCAAAGGGAATAAGGGCGCTGCTAGATACGGTCATGCAGGCGTTGCCGCAAGTCGGAAATCTGGGactgttattttttcttttattcttcATATTCGCGGCCTTGGGTGTCGAATTGTTCGGCAGGCTCGAATGTTCGGATGAGATTCCTTGTCAAG GTCTTGGAGAACACGCCCATTTCGCTAACTTTGGAATGGCGTTTCTCACATTGTTCCGGGTAGCGACAGGTGACAACTGGAACGGCATTATGAAGGATACTCTACGGGAGGACTGCGACAGCTCCGTAGATTGCGTGAGGAACTGTTGCGTGTCAACTATTATTGCGCCGATATTTTTCGTCGTATTCGTCCTCATGGCACAATTTGTCCTCGTCAACGTTGTAGTCGCC GTCCTCATGAAACACCTAGAAGAATCCCATAAGCAAATGGAAGACGAAATCGATATGGACGTCGAACTGGAACGCGAACTGGAACGAGAAGCTGACGACGAAGAGGATAGAGCGTTGTGTCGCGCACTCGAAGAATGTACTTCACCACCTCGGCCTTTAAATAAGGTACCCTCCCTTCCGGCAAATTTCACTTATAGTGAGCCAAAGCAACAGCCGATACTCTCACCCGCACGCAGACGACGCACACTACACTCGCACCATGCTTTACTACCAGCGGCTGTACCGCAAAGACGAGCCTCCCTCTCGCCTCATGCATTCGGACGACGTCGACAGGACTCCGCTGAGACTCCAGCCGCACTTTATGAGGAGGACGCTCGTTTCATCGATGCGGACGATGTCGACGAACTCGAACCAGGAAGTCCGCCACGAAGAGATTCATTCGCACAGAACAGAAGACAGCGAGCTGACAAGAGAAACTCACTCCGTGGCGAGGAGACGAGGCTATTGCGACCAGCTCCAGTTCTGCTCGCGGTCCCCACGACCAGGCAGAGCATTCGACGAGGTAATTCTAAGCGAAGGTTATCCACGGAATCAGGTGCGCCGAACGATATATCGCGTGCATCCTGTACTTCACCACAGCTTTCCCCTGATGATCCGCCAATAACTGAAGAGGAGGAAATCAGGATCGTCATAGCAGAAAGACGGAAGATCGATTCAGTTAGGCCGGAGTTGGAGGACGTGGAGCTGTCGGAGCGTGGCTCCTAG